The Lactobacillus sp. CBA3605 genome contains a region encoding:
- a CDS encoding threonine/serine exporter family protein: MTADELIIATCLKAGKIMVENGSEISRVDDTMIRIAQNAGVIQANTYVTITGVMMSIQGRNATQIAAITQRTIDLEKVAQVNQLSRAFAAQTLDLPGLYTALNDLDQASRSFPLWLQLVGAALVSGPLMIMFRQETVNTWPTVLIGTLGYLVFYLLNRYLKIKFLSELVAALFIGITAEWVCQLGWGTNINDIIIGALMPLVPGVPLTNAVRDILAGNFVSGPARAVEALISAAALGFGIAVIITIF, translated from the coding sequence ATGACGGCGGATGAATTAATAATTGCGACTTGTTTGAAAGCTGGCAAAATTATGGTTGAAAATGGCTCTGAAATTTCGCGGGTGGATGATACAATGATTCGCATCGCGCAAAATGCTGGGGTGATTCAAGCCAATACATATGTGACGATTACGGGGGTCATGATGTCGATTCAGGGGCGCAATGCGACCCAGATTGCGGCTATCACCCAACGAACGATTGATTTGGAAAAAGTCGCGCAGGTGAACCAATTATCACGAGCCTTTGCGGCGCAAACTTTGGATTTACCCGGCCTATATACGGCCTTAAATGATTTAGATCAAGCATCACGTTCCTTTCCGTTATGGTTACAATTGGTTGGTGCAGCCCTGGTCAGTGGGCCGTTGATGATTATGTTTCGCCAAGAAACTGTGAACACTTGGCCCACCGTATTGATTGGGACCCTAGGGTACCTCGTCTTTTATTTATTGAATCGTTATTTAAAAATTAAATTTTTGAGTGAATTAGTGGCGGCTTTGTTCATTGGGATAACGGCCGAATGGGTCTGCCAACTCGGTTGGGGAACTAATATTAACGATATTATCATTGGGGCGTTAATGCCACTAGTTCCCGGTGTACCATTAACTAACGCTGTCCGTGATATTTTGGCAGGTAATTTTGTTAGTGGACCGGCTCGTGCGGTGGAAGCATTAATCAGTGCGGCTGCTTTGGGATTTGGGATTGCGGTTATTATTACGATTTTTTAA
- a CDS encoding threonine/serine exporter family protein, protein MHIVGQLVLAYLAVLGFGLIINIPRRALNLAGWIGTLTWGCYLIVQATNGGVVLGSFIGSVGIGVLSNLAAHYKKMPSIIFNIPSLVSFVPGSQAYQMVRNFALGKYNVAVGFMLQVVVITGAIALGFLIAELLNRSIAFWMLQIRRLRR, encoded by the coding sequence ATGCATATCGTTGGTCAATTGGTATTAGCCTACCTAGCCGTTTTAGGATTTGGTTTAATTATCAATATTCCACGCCGCGCTTTGAATCTAGCGGGCTGGATTGGCACCTTGACTTGGGGCTGTTATTTGATTGTTCAAGCAACCAATGGCGGCGTTGTTTTAGGTAGTTTTATTGGGTCCGTCGGCATTGGGGTTCTCAGCAATTTAGCGGCACATTATAAAAAAATGCCATCAATTATTTTTAATATTCCGAGCTTAGTGTCATTTGTACCTGGAAGTCAGGCGTATCAAATGGTTCGTAACTTTGCCCTCGGTAAGTATAATGTTGCTGTGGGGTTCATGTTACAAGTTGTGGTTATTACCGGTGCAATTGCGTTGGGCTTTCTGATTGCAGAATTATTGAATCGATCCATCGCCTTTTGGATGTTGCAGATTCGGCGGTTACGACGATGA
- a CDS encoding LCP family protein, whose protein sequence is MEEMPSRSQLHKENSGGQGPQKKRRHPVRNTILVIIAVLLVGIGAFAARTYFNAKSAAKIVYQSSGIKKTRDTGAVLNGKKPVSILLLGTDTGALGRDYKGRTDTLIVATINPQTKTTTLMSLPRDSEVAISGFEQDFPAKLNAAYAYGSAGTTIKTVQNWLNVPIDYYALINMGGMKKVINEIGGIDITPIRTFTYEGYTFTKGVKTHMNGAKALAYSRMRYDDPLGDYGRQQRQRQLITAIISESSSATNLMKQDFLKSIAKQTRTDLTFGNLTSIVSNYRKATKNIVSDHAQGTGKNIDGQSFEVVSQTEKQRVTNVLRKSLNLKAATTGSLYGK, encoded by the coding sequence ATGGAAGAAATGCCAAGTCGTTCACAGTTACACAAAGAAAATTCTGGGGGCCAAGGTCCACAGAAAAAAAGACGGCACCCGGTTCGTAATACCATCTTAGTTATCATTGCCGTATTGCTTGTTGGTATTGGTGCCTTTGCTGCTCGAACTTATTTCAACGCTAAAAGCGCCGCTAAGATTGTTTATCAAAGCAGTGGCATCAAGAAGACGCGGGATACCGGCGCCGTATTAAATGGTAAAAAGCCCGTTTCAATCTTATTATTAGGAACGGATACTGGGGCCTTAGGACGAGATTACAAAGGACGGACAGACACTTTAATTGTCGCTACCATCAATCCACAGACTAAGACCACGACCTTGATGAGTTTACCTCGTGACTCAGAAGTTGCAATTTCTGGCTTTGAACAAGACTTTCCAGCTAAATTGAATGCAGCCTACGCTTACGGTAGTGCTGGTACCACTATTAAAACAGTCCAAAACTGGCTAAACGTGCCAATTGATTACTACGCCTTAATTAATATGGGTGGGATGAAAAAAGTCATCAACGAAATTGGTGGTATTGATATTACCCCAATCCGGACCTTTACTTACGAAGGCTATACGTTCACTAAGGGTGTCAAGACTCACATGAATGGTGCTAAAGCTTTGGCCTACTCACGGATGCGTTATGATGATCCTTTAGGTGACTATGGTCGGCAACAACGACAACGACAATTAATTACCGCAATTATCAGTGAAAGTTCTAGCGCAACTAACTTAATGAAGCAAGACTTCTTGAAGTCAATTGCCAAACAAACCCGAACTGATTTGACCTTTGGTAACTTAACGAGCATCGTTTCTAACTACCGCAAAGCAACTAAAAATATCGTTTCTGACCATGCGCAAGGAACTGGCAAAAATATCGATGGGCAATCCTTCGAAGTTGTTTCCCAGACCGAAAAGCAACGGGTTACTAATGTTTTACGTAAGTCATTAAATCTTAAAGCAGCTACTACCGGGAGTTTGTACGGTAAGTAA
- a CDS encoding phosphatase PAP2 family protein, with protein sequence MIDKSRSRPIKFVVGVILFAYLSYFISEGAIGIDLLDAGVTSLVTIKVNGFFTGSFKLISWLASPGRDILWLVLLSFLLYGFKYKIQAFWSLGLMAGGVVLDFIFKHLVARARPIDHLAADSGYSYPSGHVMGTFLLVTVIIIFVVPELASYRWALVLKWASIVWLLLVMIARVYMQAHYPTDTLGAVLLGWIWVEVMEWLYVLYARKLLRWQLFYRSYL encoded by the coding sequence ATGATCGATAAGTCGCGAAGTCGGCCGATCAAGTTTGTCGTGGGGGTCATTTTATTTGCTTACCTAAGCTATTTTATTAGTGAAGGGGCCATTGGGATTGATTTGTTGGACGCCGGGGTTACATCGCTGGTGACGATAAAAGTTAATGGTTTCTTTACGGGTAGTTTTAAGCTGATTTCTTGGCTTGCATCACCAGGTCGCGATATTTTGTGGCTGGTGTTGCTGTCATTCTTACTGTACGGCTTCAAATATAAAATTCAGGCCTTTTGGTCGTTAGGGTTAATGGCCGGCGGGGTTGTTTTAGATTTTATTTTCAAACATCTTGTTGCGCGTGCTCGACCGATTGATCATTTGGCAGCTGATAGTGGCTATAGTTATCCGAGTGGTCATGTCATGGGAACTTTTTTGTTAGTGACGGTTATTATTATATTTGTTGTACCAGAGTTAGCTAGTTATCGCTGGGCACTGGTGCTTAAGTGGGCTAGTATTGTTTGGCTCTTGTTAGTCATGATTGCGCGGGTTTATATGCAAGCTCATTATCCAACCGATACCCTTGGGGCGGTTTTGTTAGGCTGGATTTGGGTAGAAGTCATGGAATGGCTGTATGTGTTATATGCTCGGAAATTATTACGCTGGCAATTGTTCTACCGCTCCTATTTATAG
- a CDS encoding alpha/beta hydrolase, protein MQVIQHKLTGSGAQLTGFLHSTDPTGTTPKYPSIIIVPGGGYTHIPVAQAEILARTFADHGYQAFYLQYSLLTDVQPLGLTPVLELGRTIQLLHQQAVAWQLDVQQITPVGFSAGGHVVALYNDYWHDWLPNALNTTADQLKPATVVLSYPVINPQYGYPADSATLAKWTANPNELAADQHVKATNRPTFIWVTADDPLVPAINSLAYAQALAQAKVPYELHVFQHGPHGLALANAQTAWRPAANQPHVAHWFNLALEWLTMQSK, encoded by the coding sequence ATGCAAGTGATTCAACACAAATTAACTGGCAGCGGTGCGCAACTAACCGGCTTTTTACACTCAACCGATCCAACTGGAACGACCCCCAAATACCCCAGTATTATTATCGTCCCTGGTGGTGGCTATACGCACATTCCGGTTGCGCAAGCTGAGATTTTAGCACGCACCTTTGCCGATCATGGCTATCAGGCCTTTTATTTGCAATACTCCTTATTAACGGATGTTCAACCACTCGGTTTGACCCCCGTATTGGAGCTTGGTCGTACCATTCAATTGTTGCATCAACAAGCCGTCGCTTGGCAGTTAGATGTTCAACAAATTACGCCAGTGGGCTTTAGCGCTGGTGGACATGTTGTGGCCTTATATAATGATTATTGGCATGATTGGTTACCGAACGCTTTAAACACAACCGCTGATCAACTCAAGCCGGCAACCGTCGTTTTAAGTTACCCAGTGATTAACCCACAATACGGTTACCCCGCTGATTCAGCGACCTTAGCTAAATGGACGGCCAATCCCAATGAATTAGCTGCTGATCAGCACGTCAAGGCGACTAATCGGCCCACTTTCATTTGGGTTACTGCGGATGACCCCTTAGTGCCAGCAATCAATTCATTAGCCTATGCGCAAGCTTTGGCCCAAGCTAAAGTGCCTTATGAACTACATGTTTTTCAACACGGCCCCCATGGGTTGGCTTTAGCTAACGCCCAGACCGCCTGGCGACCAGCGGCTAATCAACCACACGTCGCGCATTGGTTCAACCTAGCCTTGGAGTGGCTGACCATGCAATCAAAATGA
- a CDS encoding GNAT family N-acetyltransferase yields MPMTMADLHNEQLNLRPFTMADEADYYELVREKTVAINAGFTPVAGLMEAQYLLKRQLKSPQIFAIVLQATGKVIGSIGLYERMNAQGEPAPSQMELGYMLNVAYWHRGYMTAAVHLLQSYAFETLTLQRLTASCLQDNVASALILQHAGFRQYDQVTHPAYAQFGAGQTELFFENVPTKPTTGDEHDATR; encoded by the coding sequence ATGCCAATGACAATGGCTGATTTACATAATGAACAATTGAATTTGCGCCCATTTACAATGGCTGATGAGGCGGATTATTATGAGCTAGTCCGGGAAAAAACCGTGGCGATTAACGCTGGCTTTACACCAGTTGCTGGCTTGATGGAGGCCCAATATCTATTAAAGCGGCAGCTAAAATCACCGCAAATTTTTGCAATTGTCTTACAGGCGACTGGTAAAGTGATTGGCAGTATCGGGTTGTATGAGCGGATGAATGCCCAAGGTGAACCGGCACCCAGTCAAATGGAGCTAGGCTACATGTTGAACGTGGCCTACTGGCATCGTGGCTATATGACGGCCGCCGTGCACCTGTTGCAAAGCTATGCCTTTGAAACCCTGACCTTGCAACGACTAACGGCTAGCTGTCTGCAAGATAATGTTGCGTCAGCCTTAATCCTGCAACATGCTGGCTTTCGGCAATACGATCAAGTGACCCATCCAGCGTACGCGCAGTTTGGGGCGGGGCAAACCGAATTATTTTTTGAGAATGTGCCAACTAAACCAACGACAGGAGATGAGCACGATGCAACTCGCTAA
- a CDS encoding Rrf2 family transcriptional regulator, whose product MQLAKSFEQAACILVLLATQRPDIPLTADVIHERIGGSATYIRKIIRKLVVADLVASTSGNNGGVQLARSPETITIKDAVLAIEGPIHTFPDHGYFDQVFKDVEPVADEGTKVVNAIFSQADDRWLGFLAQQKIATLIKELLVVDQIPVLNWTNQSENKMGQLNEILAHLRTTK is encoded by the coding sequence ATGCAACTCGCTAAATCATTTGAGCAAGCGGCTTGTATTTTAGTCTTATTAGCGACCCAACGGCCCGATATTCCATTGACTGCGGATGTTATCCATGAGCGGATTGGGGGTTCCGCAACCTACATTCGGAAAATTATTCGTAAATTGGTCGTGGCTGATTTAGTGGCGTCAACGAGTGGTAATAATGGTGGTGTCCAATTGGCACGCTCACCAGAAACGATTACGATTAAAGATGCGGTGTTGGCGATTGAAGGTCCTATACATACCTTTCCAGACCATGGTTATTTTGATCAAGTCTTTAAGGATGTTGAACCGGTAGCGGATGAAGGCACCAAAGTCGTCAATGCAATCTTTTCGCAAGCGGATGACCGTTGGTTAGGCTTTTTAGCGCAACAAAAAATTGCGACGCTCATTAAAGAGTTGTTAGTGGTCGATCAGATTCCAGTCTTGAATTGGACCAATCAATCGGAGAATAAAATGGGACAATTAAATGAAATTTTGGCGCATTTACGAACGACTAAGTGA
- the alsS gene encoding acetolactate synthase AlsS, whose translation MADKKYYGADAIVDSLANHDVKYVFGIPGAKIDRVFERLEHPVNPKSPKLVVTRHEQNAAFIAAGIGRITGKPGVVLTTSGPGASNLATGLVTATAEGDPVLAISGQVQRADLLRLTHQSMDNAALFEPITKYSAEVQEPGNLSEVLANAYQEATAAKQGASFVSVPQDVTDSIVRTPVIEALQAPKLGPASPVEATLLAQKIKAAKLPVLLVGMRASSPEVTQAIRNLVTAANLPVVETFQAAGVISRDLESQHFFGRVGLFRNQPGDMLLKKSDLVIAVGYDPIEYEPRNWNAEGKSRIVVVDDMRAEIDHNFQPETELVGDIAQTLDFLLPYMKGYDISDESKDYLKELQEKLKTRDFVPNIDENSGLNHPLSVIAALQQRVTDEMTVTVDVGSFYIWMARHFRSYEPRHLLFSNGMQTLGVALPWAIAAALVRPNTQIVSVSGDGGFLFSGQELETAVRLKLNIVHLIWNDGNYDMVKFQEEMKYGEDAAVSFGPVDFVKYAESFGATGLRVNKPGELEQVLDTAFKTAGPVIVDIPIDYSDNQALGQTMLPDQFY comes from the coding sequence ATGGCAGATAAGAAGTATTACGGGGCCGACGCGATTGTCGACAGTCTTGCAAATCATGACGTCAAGTATGTTTTCGGAATTCCCGGTGCTAAAATTGATCGGGTATTTGAACGACTTGAACATCCGGTTAACCCGAAGAGTCCCAAGCTGGTGGTCACGCGTCATGAGCAAAATGCAGCCTTTATCGCAGCTGGCATTGGTCGGATCACTGGGAAACCAGGCGTGGTTTTAACGACATCTGGACCAGGGGCCAGTAACTTGGCTACCGGTTTAGTGACAGCGACAGCCGAAGGGGATCCCGTGTTGGCCATTTCTGGGCAAGTCCAGCGAGCTGATTTGTTACGTTTGACCCATCAAAGTATGGATAATGCGGCTTTATTTGAGCCGATTACGAAGTATAGTGCCGAAGTCCAAGAACCCGGCAACTTGTCGGAAGTGCTTGCGAATGCCTATCAGGAAGCGACTGCGGCCAAGCAGGGGGCCAGCTTCGTAAGTGTGCCGCAAGATGTCACAGATTCTATCGTGCGGACACCAGTGATTGAGGCGTTACAAGCGCCTAAATTAGGTCCAGCAAGTCCAGTTGAAGCCACGTTGCTAGCCCAAAAAATTAAAGCTGCCAAACTCCCTGTTCTGTTAGTTGGGATGCGGGCATCCTCGCCAGAAGTCACGCAAGCAATTCGTAATTTAGTGACGGCGGCCAATCTGCCAGTAGTCGAGACGTTCCAAGCAGCAGGTGTGATTTCCCGTGATTTAGAATCACAACATTTCTTTGGCCGTGTGGGGTTATTCCGCAACCAACCTGGGGACATGTTGTTGAAAAAGTCTGATTTGGTGATTGCAGTCGGGTATGACCCAATCGAGTATGAACCGCGTAACTGGAATGCTGAAGGTAAGTCACGTATTGTGGTTGTGGACGACATGCGCGCTGAAATTGATCATAACTTCCAACCAGAAACCGAATTAGTGGGAGATATTGCGCAAACGTTAGATTTCTTATTACCCTATATGAAGGGCTACGATATTAGTGATGAGTCCAAAGACTATTTAAAAGAATTACAAGAAAAATTAAAAACGCGTGATTTTGTCCCAAATATTGATGAAAATTCAGGACTGAACCATCCGTTGTCGGTCATTGCTGCACTACAACAACGAGTGACAGATGAGATGACGGTGACTGTGGATGTTGGGAGCTTCTATATCTGGATGGCGCGTCATTTTCGGAGTTATGAACCACGGCATCTCTTATTTAGTAATGGGATGCAAACACTAGGGGTTGCTTTGCCATGGGCCATTGCGGCGGCCTTAGTTCGACCGAATACGCAGATTGTATCCGTATCGGGTGATGGTGGCTTTCTCTTTTCAGGTCAAGAACTTGAAACGGCGGTACGGTTGAAGCTGAATATCGTCCATTTGATTTGGAATGATGGCAATTATGATATGGTCAAATTCCAAGAAGAAATGAAATACGGTGAAGATGCGGCGGTTAGTTTTGGACCGGTTGATTTTGTGAAATACGCTGAGAGTTTTGGTGCCACTGGGTTACGGGTCAATAAGCCCGGTGAGTTAGAACAAGTTTTAGATACAGCTTTTAAAACAGCCGGTCCGGTCATTGTGGATATTCCAATTGATTATTCTGATAATCAAGCTTTGGGCCAAACGATGTTACCAGATCAATTTTATTAA
- a CDS encoding amino acid permease, whose product MAEEQHHEVHRDLKTRHLSMIALGGSIGTGLFVASGSAISTAGPGGALLAYVGIGIMVYFLMTSLGEMATYLPVSGSFSTYATKFVDPALGFAMGWNYWFNWAITLAVDISTAAIVMRFWLPNVPGWIFSLIALVLIFIINALSVRSFGETEYWLSLIKVITVLVFLVVGVLTILGIMGGHATGLSNFTVKKAPFVGGIPTILSVFVVAGFSFQGTELIGITAGESATPEKSIPAAIKQVFWRILLFYILAIFVIAAIIPYTSKDLLGSSASDIAISPFTLVFKRAGLAAAASLMNAVILTSVLSAANSGMYASTRMLYSLSLQGYAPKTFGRTNRHGIPMMALLGTAFVGLLTFLSSLSGGRIYIFLVSASGLTGFIAWLGIAISHLRFRRAFIKQGHQLSELRYHAKLFPFGPLFAFFLCLVVIVGQDLHSFATWDWQAIGITYMSIPLFIVLFVYYKIRHHTKMVPLDQVDLSKHHLDK is encoded by the coding sequence ATGGCAGAAGAACAACATCACGAGGTCCATCGTGATTTAAAGACGCGTCATTTATCAATGATTGCGTTAGGAGGCAGTATTGGAACGGGGTTGTTTGTAGCCTCGGGGTCCGCAATTTCAACTGCTGGGCCTGGCGGCGCGTTACTCGCATACGTTGGGATTGGCATTATGGTTTACTTCCTAATGACCAGTTTGGGCGAAATGGCGACTTATTTACCCGTATCGGGGTCATTTTCCACTTATGCCACCAAATTTGTCGATCCAGCACTAGGTTTTGCCATGGGTTGGAACTATTGGTTTAATTGGGCTATTACGTTAGCGGTGGATATTAGTACCGCAGCCATCGTTATGCGATTTTGGTTACCTAACGTACCCGGTTGGATTTTCAGTCTCATCGCATTAGTCTTGATTTTCATCATCAATGCGTTATCGGTTCGTTCGTTTGGCGAGACTGAATATTGGTTATCCTTGATTAAAGTGATTACCGTATTGGTGTTCTTGGTTGTTGGTGTATTAACGATTCTTGGCATTATGGGCGGTCATGCAACTGGGTTGAGTAACTTTACTGTCAAGAAAGCGCCATTTGTCGGTGGGATTCCGACGATTCTGAGTGTGTTTGTTGTTGCTGGTTTTTCGTTCCAAGGGACGGAATTAATCGGGATTACGGCGGGGGAATCCGCAACTCCAGAAAAAAGTATCCCAGCGGCGATTAAACAAGTTTTTTGGCGTATCTTACTGTTTTACATTTTAGCAATTTTCGTGATTGCAGCGATTATTCCGTATACGTCGAAGGATCTATTGGGTTCATCGGCCAGTGATATTGCGATTAGTCCCTTTACCTTAGTCTTTAAGCGAGCAGGCTTAGCGGCGGCGGCAAGTTTGATGAACGCCGTGATTTTAACTTCGGTTCTGTCGGCTGCAAATTCTGGGATGTATGCGTCAACACGGATGCTATATTCATTGTCGTTACAAGGCTATGCACCCAAAACTTTTGGGCGGACCAATCGCCATGGTATTCCGATGATGGCATTACTCGGGACAGCGTTTGTTGGACTCCTAACCTTCCTATCTAGTTTGTCGGGGGGGCGGATTTATATCTTCCTCGTTTCGGCCAGTGGGTTAACCGGGTTCATTGCTTGGCTCGGAATTGCCATCTCACATTTGCGGTTTCGGCGGGCCTTTATTAAGCAGGGCCATCAACTGAGCGAGTTGCGGTATCATGCTAAGCTCTTTCCGTTCGGGCCATTGTTCGCCTTTTTCCTCTGTTTAGTGGTTATTGTGGGTCAAGACTTACATTCCTTTGCCACTTGGGATTGGCAAGCCATTGGGATTACTTACATGAGTATTCCGTTGTTTATCGTGTTATTTGTGTATTATAAGATCCGGCATCATACAAAAATGGTTCCTTTGGATCAAGTTGATTTATCAAAACATCATTTAGATAAGTAG
- a CDS encoding D-alanyl-D-alanine carboxypeptidase family protein: MKSLVVVSIVGILSGCSATGTKQKSSATSQSTTKTLTKRQKLIQALPKGVKSTDSDLFLVNKWHKYDELTFTKGSINGIPVRQSVVKPMTAFLNGAKKAGYPATIVSGYRSVAYQKQVWNDSIKTYESQGKTAKQALKLTQEYVAVPRGSEHQTGLAADIINTKWFNANGSQLLSSSDKAAGQKWLINHAVDYGLILRFPKTGEKSTGIDYESWHFRYVGKASAAFIVKHHLTLEQYVTLLQARESATK; this comes from the coding sequence TTGAAAAGTTTAGTAGTCGTTTCAATAGTGGGAATCCTAAGTGGCTGTTCGGCCACCGGCACGAAGCAAAAAAGTTCGGCAACCAGTCAAAGTACCACGAAGACCTTAACCAAGCGGCAAAAGTTGATTCAGGCGTTACCTAAGGGCGTTAAGTCGACTGATAGTGACTTGTTTTTGGTCAATAAGTGGCATAAGTATGATGAATTGACCTTTACCAAAGGGTCAATTAATGGCATTCCCGTCCGGCAGTCGGTCGTTAAACCAATGACAGCCTTTTTAAATGGTGCCAAAAAAGCAGGTTACCCAGCAACAATTGTGTCTGGGTATCGTTCTGTGGCTTATCAAAAGCAGGTTTGGAATGACTCGATCAAGACGTATGAGTCACAAGGCAAGACCGCTAAGCAAGCGTTGAAGTTGACCCAAGAATACGTTGCGGTACCACGTGGAAGTGAACATCAGACCGGATTAGCTGCGGATATTATAAATACCAAATGGTTTAATGCCAACGGTAGCCAACTGTTATCATCATCAGATAAAGCAGCGGGACAAAAATGGTTGATTAACCACGCGGTCGATTATGGGTTGATTCTTCGTTTCCCTAAGACGGGCGAAAAATCGACGGGCATTGACTATGAGTCCTGGCATTTCCGTTATGTTGGTAAAGCGAGTGCGGCCTTTATAGTTAAGCATCACTTAACCTTGGAACAATATGTGACTTTATTGCAGGCGCGTGAAAGTGCGACCAAGTAA
- a CDS encoding deoxynucleoside kinase, protein MLVMSGTIGAGKTSLTHLVADHFDSTAFYESVDDNTILPLFYKNPKKYAFLLQIYFLNKRLGSIKSAFTNDLDVLDRSIFEDSLLFHLNGDLGRATSTEVDIYDSLLDNMMQELPEAEHQKSPDLLIHINISFETMLKRIQMRGRSYEQIDQDPDLYHYYETLNARYAKWYADYDRSPKMQIDGDELDFVADPVARQTVLTMIDDRVKALS, encoded by the coding sequence ATGCTTGTAATGTCAGGAACAATTGGTGCCGGGAAGACGAGTTTAACGCACCTAGTTGCGGATCATTTTGATTCAACTGCGTTTTACGAATCCGTCGATGACAATACTATTTTGCCATTATTTTATAAGAATCCTAAGAAGTACGCATTTTTACTCCAAATCTATTTTTTAAATAAACGATTAGGCAGTATCAAGTCGGCTTTTACAAACGATTTAGATGTCTTAGATCGATCAATTTTTGAAGATTCGTTGTTATTCCATTTAAACGGTGACTTAGGCCGGGCGACGAGTACGGAAGTTGATATTTACGATTCTTTATTAGATAACATGATGCAGGAATTGCCGGAAGCTGAGCATCAAAAAAGTCCTGATTTATTGATTCATATCAATATTTCGTTTGAAACGATGTTGAAACGAATCCAAATGCGGGGCCGCTCTTACGAACAGATTGATCAAGATCCAGACTTATACCACTACTACGAAACGCTAAATGCTCGTTATGCTAAGTGGTATGCCGATTACGATCGGAGCCCCAAAATGCAAATTGACGGGGACGAATTGGACTTTGTGGCTGATCCTGTTGCTCGCCAGACGGTGTTAACAATGATTGACGACCGGGTGAAGGCCTTAAGCTAA
- the serS gene encoding serine--tRNA ligase codes for MLDVKMIRQQPDFVKEQLGHRGVAASQIDDLIQADADRRALILKSEQLKSTRNQVSGEISQLKRQKADASAPIAEMQKVSAEIKALDEDRRQAAAKVQDLAAHLPNMPHPDVPISLDEDDAVELRRIGTPRQFDFEPKAHWELGEALGILDFERGAKVSGSRFLYYVGDGAKLERAVYNFFLDQHEAEGYTEILPPYMVTDESMYGTGQFPKFKDDAFRIKTQDLSLIPTAEVPLVNYYRDEIIPSEKLPVYFTALSPAFREEAGSAGRDTKGLIRLHQFNKVEMVKFTKPEDSWDELEKLTNNAESLLKKLGLPYHVITLTTGDMSFTAAMTHDLEVWFPEQSKYREISSCSNCTDFQARRAHIQYRDDDGKLQFVHTLNGSGLAVGRTVAAIMENYQNADGSITIPDVLVPYMHGKTQITARA; via the coding sequence ATGTTAGATGTAAAAATGATTCGACAACAACCAGATTTTGTTAAGGAACAGCTTGGGCACCGCGGGGTCGCAGCTAGTCAGATTGATGATTTGATTCAGGCTGACGCTGATCGACGAGCTTTGATTTTGAAGAGTGAACAATTGAAGTCCACGCGAAATCAAGTTTCCGGTGAAATCTCACAGTTGAAGCGGCAAAAAGCGGATGCCAGTGCGCCAATCGCTGAAATGCAAAAAGTGAGCGCTGAAATTAAGGCGTTAGATGAAGACCGACGGCAAGCTGCGGCTAAGGTGCAAGATTTAGCGGCACACTTACCTAATATGCCCCATCCAGATGTCCCAATTAGTTTAGATGAAGACGATGCAGTCGAATTACGGCGAATTGGGACGCCCCGTCAATTTGATTTTGAACCCAAAGCTCATTGGGAATTAGGTGAAGCGCTGGGGATCTTAGATTTTGAACGGGGCGCCAAAGTTTCCGGGAGTCGCTTCTTATATTATGTTGGCGATGGTGCCAAACTTGAACGGGCTGTTTATAACTTTTTCTTGGATCAGCATGAAGCTGAAGGCTACACCGAAATCTTACCCCCTTACATGGTGACGGATGAATCCATGTATGGAACGGGACAATTTCCTAAGTTTAAAGATGATGCTTTCCGGATTAAGACTCAAGATTTAAGCCTTATTCCCACGGCTGAAGTGCCATTAGTGAACTATTATCGCGATGAGATTATTCCAAGTGAGAAGTTACCAGTTTACTTCACCGCACTATCACCGGCTTTTCGAGAAGAAGCGGGGAGTGCTGGCCGTGACACGAAGGGGTTAATACGATTACATCAATTTAATAAAGTTGAAATGGTGAAATTCACTAAACCAGAAGACTCATGGGATGAATTGGAAAAGCTAACCAATAATGCGGAATCGTTATTGAAAAAATTGGGATTGCCTTACCATGTCATCACGTTAACGACGGGTGACATGAGCTTTACGGCTGCCATGACGCATGATTTGGAAGTCTGGTTCCCAGAACAAAGCAAATATCGTGAAATTTCAAGCTGTTCTAATTGCACCGATTTCCAAGCACGACGGGCGCACATTCAATATCGTGATGACGATGGTAAGCTCCAATTTGTTCATACGTTGAATGGGAGTGGCTTAGCAGTTGGCCGCACCGTTGCAGCCATCATGGAAAATTATCAAAATGCGGATGGCTCAATCACTATTCCAGATGTACTAGTGCCATATATGCATGGTAAGACGCAGATTACAGCACGAGCTTAA